The Apis cerana isolate GH-2021 linkage group LG16, AcerK_1.0, whole genome shotgun sequence genome segment AATAGGATATgtagtttaaataaaagagattttgatcaaaaatttcacAGTCGCGTTCGAGTCTCAACGACACTTCATGCATTTCACGcgcatttttcatttcaccgTGGTCGTTGTAAAGTACCTCTTCAGAGTTTGCAGAGCAATACGTGTCAAGTGTACATTCTAGTCATATATATAGATGACTTTTTTAACAGAAAATTGCTAAAAACCTCgagactttatttttaatctcatcTAAAGAAGAGGTTAAAACGTCTGCACTCTAAATGCCAAGAGAAGAATTAGCAGcaggaaaaagaattaatctgACTGACGAAGATGTTATATCCGCCTGTTGTAAACATTGAGAGTGGTCTAGaggaattaacattaaaaacagTGGACGCGCGCGGATGTAAGTCTGTTGACGTCGTCTATCCCAGACGAAACAAATGAAAGAgacaaacgaaagaaaaaacaaaactagatataatttaagattacGGAGAATCTCcgatttgaaagaattatcaGCTGACtatgaaacaaaattcgaTAGATTAACattgaaactttattatttaaatctgtatataaagaaataggcaatgaaaaaagacaaattttttgtctctataatttaaaactaatacCAGTAtgtattgaaagaaattttcaaaagtcaATTACAACAATTACTTTTGAAGTTATCACGTACaatgaaattatgatttacgTAATTTTCGTTGATTTTGTGATATGTATGTAATAAGAAgatgtaataagaaaaaataaaaaataataagaaaaaaataattaaaaaaaaagaaaacaaaaatcaaaatctgaTAGACAAAGTTTCACAATTCAGCATTAGTCGTTTTATTGGACTCCGCTTACTACTCTTCCACGATCAATGCATGAATGGGAGTCGAAGACACGCAATAAAATAGTAGCATACGACATATGTgtgtacatttatatatatatatatattttatatatatatatacagatacacaataatacaattacaGTCGCAGTATCATATCTTAAGTGTATTATGCGACAGCATAATCGAAAGAattcaagatatttattaatcaaatcattGACACTAAAATACCTGACGCACGAGAAGAAAATCGCGATGCAATCTATACACATCAGCGATATGGAGTTGTCAATTGTTAAGCGACGATACTCGACTATCACTGATCTCGCGAAAGAATCGCGCGAATAAGACACGAGCGGTTTGACAGATCCGCGGGGTCGATGCCGCGCGTTAATAGCGAAAGAACATCTTCGAGAACTCACCGACGGCGTATTTGGTTTTCGTCGTCATCCACATCTCGAACGATTCAATAACGGTGCTACATGCCTTGCCAAATGGCCACCAACCACTCGTAGTAtcacgaaaaattcgaaaacacAAACATTGGGTGTGTTTGCCGCACAAGTGCTACCCTCACAGCTCTCTCTCTGGCGTTGAGCAATGTTGCCGATGGCCACTACGAGTTGTGGCTGATTGCCGGCAACGCCGCTACTGCTGCTCTGGTAACGTGTTCTTCAGGAACGTATTTAGTCACCAATTTTGACTTGTTCttccaaattcaaatttatttttttataaattttatctcaacATGGACAATTGTTTGTAACTATTGTAACTAATTGTAACTATCAAAAATGTttgtatttcaaagaaaaaatataatctacatGCATCAATTTGATCATTTACTTttatcatgaatatattatactttgaattttataatctaattttataagcTAAAGTATGAGAAtacgtttttataaaatcaagaaaaagattttgataataaCGTTATAAAAACGTTATCTTTACGCACTTATCactataacatataaaattaaaaacaactcTTTTACATTCCTACTTTTTGTAGTatattatccatttatttaaaataaatacaattatcaaGAAACAAAAGTAAatctactataaaatataaatttcataaattctctTAAAGTTTTATGTACAGTTTTTGTCcttatataaagtaaaataaatgatgaCAAAGACCTTGACCAAATGTAATATACGGCGCGTTTCAAATTGAGTGTAGACTAGATCGAAGCTacgatgaattatattattaatgcttTACAGTttgtttattgatttattgatttaaaaattgataggtTTTCCAAAATATGCAGCTAAACAGGCTTCTTTAAAGGCTTCCGAACATGTctgtaaatgataaaatcaataaaatcaatacttaatgtttaatcaaatattgttgaaaatactTACTGGATGTGCATGACATGTCCTTGCAACATCTTCTGCACTTGCTCCATATTCTATTGCAAGAACTGcttcattaatcaattcacCAGCAACTGAACCAATCATATGTACCCCCAATAATCTATCTGTATTTTTATCTGCTAATACTTTAACAAAACCATCCGTTTCGAGATTCGTTTTTGATCTGGAATTTGCTAAGTGTGGGAATTTCCCAACTTTGTACTCGataccttctttttttaaatcttcctCTGTTTTGCCAACCCAACCAACTTCTGGAtgtgtatatattacattaggTACACAATTGTAATCGATATGAACAGCACCTGTAtaaacgtataatttttataaatttttcaatatataaaagcaTGATGCGCTGTTGGTAAGTTGATATCTGGAAAAGCGTGCGGATGATAAGCTCCACTTGCCTTACTAAACATAACATAAAGTGATATATGCTCGATGTCGTTTATTAAGTTATGTTAAtagatatgataaatttaaccaATTATGAGAATGCATTTGATTCGATTATATGTTCGACTATATGCTTGTTAAGTTGTTTAAGTTTATCTTATtagattttacattttttcgtATATCAACTTATCAGCAATATacagtataatatatgtatcttATTACCTCCGGCAATGCCTTCAACAGTAATAATACCCTCTTCTTCAGCTTTATGAGCCAACATTGGTCCATGGATACAATCTCCAATAGCATAAATcctatataaaagtaattttacatatattataagaattataaaaataaaaaaaaatatataagaaaaaaaaaacaatatatacttACGAAGGTATTACTGTTTGGAATCTGTTATTTACAGGAACTCGACCTAATTTGTCTCTTTCAATTCCTATATCTTCTAAACCTAAATTCCATGTATATGGCCTTCTGCCAATGCAAATTAAAAGCACATTGCAAGAAATATCCTCTTTCTTGCTAGGATCTTTTGCATCTTCAACAGAAACAGTAATTTCATTGCCTGTTTTTTTTGCACCAGTGACTTTTGTTCccaatttaaagtttaagccttgtttacttaaaattttttgtaatgtttGACTAACTTCACTATCGATAGCTACTCCACCAATAAATGGTGAATATTCAATTGCTGTTACTTGTGAACCAAAcctagtaattaataattaaagcaattaaaaatcatttacattccatacatttaatttcgataagaaaaataccTCTGCCAAACTGAGCCTAATTCCAATCCAATAACACCAGCACcaattactataaattttttaggtaTTGTATCTAATGATAAAGCTCCGGTAGATGaaagaatttgtttttcatcGAATTCTATACCCGGAAATGGTGTAACTTCACTGCCAGtggcaattataatatttttagtattaattGTGCTTACTACTGAACCATCTGGACTAAGTGCAACCACTTGATTTGGACCAGTAATTTTTCCATGACCCTTTACCcactctattttattttttttaaataagccAGCAATACCACCTGTTAAAGCTTTTATTACACTCCGTTTTTGTTCCATCACTTTATCAAGATTAAGCTTAACATTTTCAactgcaagaaaaaaaaaatgatggttaaattatgatattaaatttttaatttaaaaaggaaaaaattataaataaattaaatacctATAATTCCACGATTTTGTAAATCTCCATGTGTCATATGATAATAATGTGAATTGTTTAACAAAGATTTTGATGGAATGCATCCAACATTAAGACAAGTTCCACCTAAAgtttcatctttttctatGCAAATTGTTTTCATTCCCAATTGTGCTGCTTTAATTGATGCAACATATCCACCAGGCCCACCACCTATTACTACAAGATCAGCTTCTAAAGTACTAGTGTATCTACGTTGTTGTGCAGCTATCAACCCAGGTACAATACGTTTGACACATGATGGCtggtaaaattagaaaaagaaaaatgttaattaaaaaagtatttttttaactttacttATCTTtgcatctttttaattttgaaaaaatcaaatatagatGACATAACCaacaggtaaaaaaaaatgcacttTTACgttgaataatgaatttaagaaactaattttgctttttcaaacatctgattaataatttatatctaaaaaaaactgataataaagatagttaagtcaataattaaatgaaatatacaagaaaatcATTTGTCCTTCAAGATGTTACGAAATAGATTAAGTATGTATGGTTCGATAGTGAAGATTGTGATGCATCCATGTCACtggataatgaataattttctttttaaacttaCTTTCCCAGAAGTAGTCACCAAACTCCAAAAAGTAGCTTGCatcattctttataatatactttactATCTAATATAAAGGGGgtcaaaaagaaaacgagtCCACGGCAGTGAAAAATGAACACTACCGGTTACTTCAATATCATCCAACTCGCTTGAGCTttgataattcgatatattggCTATGTGTTTCAAAACTAGCTGCTTGATGGCGCTAGTGATCTATTAtgcaacaaaataaaataacttttttttttcattgattcgATTTGGATCTAAACAAGATATAGCATagacttaatattttataagatttcgtGCCTCGTAAattgaaacttaaaattaaaaatattacttgcgatcaattatatatcaattatattaaacaaataattgaaatttataaaattaataatttgtttcgttacatttaaaaaatatatatattttttaaatatttatattatcatagaagaaataattcattaattattttaaatatattatataataatttttataaaaatatataaattattagttataataaatttaaaaaaatataaatttaaaataaaaattattatattatcgtttctaataatttattctatatcaaTGATAATGATCGTAAATTTCTATATGATCTTATGAAGGTATACATAAGATTTGTAAattcagaatataattttatttactgcTATGAACTCatgtcaaataaataaaaattttaaacatgatTGTTCTAAGATGTAAATagaataagattaatttttaaccattttgttcacatttttctatttgtttaatttaaatcaaaatttgataaaatgaaatgcaatttttattgatttatttctgtgaaatataatataaattattgaattatcaaagaaattataatatacatataatcacagattttaatattaagatttaatgctaacaatgaataatatagtaacataactctatttttcaatcaataatattatacgaaatataaaaatgaattgtatTTCATGTCTATCTAATTTTTCGTCTATGGTTttctattatactattatacatatagtttttaacattagtaaatattaaaaaacgaagaattaatttaaaattgtattttataatgagaaatttaaattgaaattttataattataatctatacCTATAATCTAAtcaaatacttaaatatatgaataaagtatttttaattttatattcaatttaatttaattatttcgataaatccatatatttatatttcattaaattgtatgtacatatatatatatatatatatatatataataataataataatagttaaattattagataaaagaaatatagatatcAAGTTTctgttaaatcttttttcttttttttattgcaattcatctttgcgaatttttaaatataactagaTAAAATGTAAAGAATTTATGCCATCTTGCGGccacataaaaaaatgtttctctgCAACTTAACGTTCATCGATTTATGGATTGGAATTTTAACTATAgtcgatatttcaaatttttgttccaACATTGaaattaacttaataaatcaattttatcgaatttataggatatttatttttaattaaaaatataggaacaatttttatttcttgtcaaaaagaataacgatagaaaaaacaaaaacaaaataacataAACCAATAGCTAAAGAgatagaaacgaaaagaacATTAGGGGTCGAGGGAAAAGGGCAACAGATGTCCTTCCGTATGACGCATGAGTCGTTTGGCCCTTGGCGAGATAGTACTGTTTGCGTCTCTTTGGCTTGTGGAAGTATTGTACGTCACAGAAGCAAAGTTAACCCTAGAAGAAACATTTATTGAAAGCCGGttagtatttttcattttaataaaataaatgacatttttataatttaatacgaaatgatattacgaaatttatttactaagattttttttttacttaaattccACATAAATGTGTTattgaacaaatataatttaattatcactaATGAATTCGAATATGACTGAatctaaattgtttaatattttattagaagaattttataataatattctaataatataattgtaatttatagaaatatttaatgcatgaaaaaaaataataatcctgctatataatattcaaggtTTCCGAGactagtaattttataatatattcaagaaaatgtaaacaatttaattgatttacactaaaataaggaaaaaaaaaatgtgtgaaataataaaagaccAACGCAGAACGTTTCGCGATCAAGATCCTCCACGAATATGCGATAAAAGTAATGacaatttgaaaaacgaaCTTGAATTTTGTGAAACGATTTCTAATTCGCCAACGATCCTTCAACGAGTATCCAGTTTTGAAAAGTGCTTCAGTGAATCTGAATATCACGAGAAAGATCAGCAGAatcggaagaaagagaaagcaaATCTAATCACACAGGAAAGTACTTCATCTGATTCTATTCAAGATTCGAATAGCTGTTTCAAGATACCTAAGACGAGTGAACAACCGGATTTTTCAAATGAGACAAACTCAGAGAATCTCATCAAGGAGCTCTCCGATAAAGTGCCTTCTCATCACGATAATGAGGTATGTTACActtttctgaattatttttttctggaatttttgtatgttaatttaagtttctatgttttcaatgtaattttatacatatgttcaatataataaatattattatttctattaagaaattgttatttatataaaaagtacatttagaaataatgtacaatatattaacaatcatacgatttaaataactatacttaaaatatattaaatatttttgaaatatgttatattttgtaatactattatcgttttaatattaaatcgtaattacatacaatatcgataataaaaattagaaacacaTTACTCGATTaaacattgattttatatattataactgatttataatatagatattaattgaaaatcacaCATAGTTTTTGCTCGAGCGAATAAATCCATCCTTTTGAATGTTTATGTACAtgatttatagtatatataatggaCAAATTCATTACAATAGATTCTATAATGCATGTGTTTGCAATGACTTGCAAATAAACTgcaagttaataattataaattatataattataagataattaagcGAATCATATGagacaaaatatacatacgtgACCATAAATTTAACACATTGTTTGTTTATGATTTAcgtaatactttattttatttacttttaatttttatgatttaaattattttatatttcagtttaaaatttgaattttaatttaattatttgtcataataaaatgttaaccATTATGCTAAttctaaaatagaatttcatctTAAACATACACAAGCTTGATGGaaagtatttgaaattaatcgcgAAATTTCTCATAATGACGAATGTAtatcattaatcaaaaaaagagagttattttacatttgatcATAAGTACATAATTCTGcgacaatttattatcatatggTTTTTCGAATGATCATTAAACGTGTCTCTGAAAATGTGAATCGTCCTAAGATGAAAACGTttcaggaaaaattaaatcgtacgCTCGTTTGCACTTCTATATGCTCGGTCATTTATCGACTAGAAAATCAAGAATGAAAAACATCCTTCTatctaaattttcattgatgaTAATgcgttttctaaaattaaaaaacgcaGTGAGCAATTTTCGTAAGAAATTTCTCGAAGAATTGTATTTATCGAGAAATCTAGTGCAATCATGCGATCGCAGGGCCCTAAGATGAATTAGGTTCGGACCTGGAAGATGCGGGCCCGAAGTCCGTTGCAGGTTCTTTTCCATCGAATGCCTTTCTTTGTGCGGAATTCAATTTAAGTTCTATTCACACAGAATTCGACTGTGCTATTTTTCGTACTAGcgtttttacataattttatctttccaactttttttgcaataaacgtttcattcatttatcatagaatttttatttcatttcgaattaatcatttttcaaaaaatttgatttaacgaGTCATTTGATATTCAAGGGGAGTAGTTGGTAAAAGCGAGGCTATGACTAACTCGTGTAATGCTAGTATGACGgaagtagaagaagaaaattagttCCAAATATACTTGCAACACTTGAATGCTAGGGAGCATTGACCGGctaaaatattgatgaaaaatctGCTATTTCGAGGCTACATAATTTTAAGGATTCAAGAACAgagtcataaataataaattcataaatatttaatcgatatttcttgtaatttatactgattatggaataaaatcaaataatgttCGTTGATAAagtcaattaaaatttgatcgatacttactttcagaaaataatatatcgatatacttattgtgaaaaataattaaaatcttaaaccttcaatttttttcacaatcacCTCGAACAAGCTACAGAAAATTGTTAAGAATGAGAAGCGTATTCGCGTATTCGTGTTCACATGAGCATAATGAAAGATGATCATAAGATTTGAAGATTGAAACAACTAGAGATTAGTGTTGGTTGAAAAAGCGCGAGTTTGGTGTGAAAGCAGCTTATTAAGGTCGGGTCTAGCGTGGTGTTGCAGTGCAGCTTGCCTGGCAGCTTCAGTTCGATGTTTACGCTCGTGCTTCGAACATTTTTCTTCGGGGCTGTGCGCGATTCGCGGCGTGATTCCATTCCAATATTTTGTCTTTCTTTCGTGGATAAGATTTTCCGTATCCGATTGTGCCAACGTGATCCTCTGGCTTTACAGTGAgtgatttaatacatatttcctTCGTTATCTTATATTACGTTATTGGATTCTTGCAATACAAATTTAGAATGTTATTAGATGAATTTTTGCATAGTTAGCATAAACAGTTTCTTCCTTCAAAATATGcgttttatgtaatattttcttgagAGGTAATATCGCTTAGTTTATTTTCGTATCCTTTGTCGAAACGTTAAATGCTTTCACATGTATCGTATTTACTATCCTTAGACTAGTTTtcggaaataaatttctattggataatggaaaatatggATTATgccgaatttattataatagaatatattttaatttaaaaaattaatcatcatttataattctaacgttttataactatatatattataaaaatcttgttgtaaaaaataaattgatttatttttattttggttttttaaatagttatttgcaagaaaattggacatagaaagaaataaatgatagtCATAAAAAGTCTTAAGCACTGCAAatgagttttattatatatatatactactttatttcttgtttaacCCTCAAATGGTTGACTGATTACTAACAACATAAAGTGGTTGGTTGTGAGTCATTTATGACttgttattttacataaagaaatagtttttctcttaaaatcgtatattgttatatcattaactattgttaattattgttaattaatatgttaaaataaaaacgaaaaaagaaaatacatttttaaaaattgataaattaataattaaaaattttaataattaattattttttaatgatttagaaTCCGTCGCTCGAAGATCAGAttcctatatattttgtttgttcttaatttttccttaatttaatttccttcaaaacatattttataaataaatttttcattaggtttgtcaaaaaaacattaataattataatagaatcagGATGattgatacaataataataatcgcacagatgatatttaataaaatcttttatcaaaAGCGCAATCAAAGCGGAAAAAGAcaagttaaaaagaatttttgacaaatattgaaga includes the following:
- the LOC108000330 gene encoding dihydrolipoyl dehydrogenase, mitochondrial, yielding MMQATFWSLVTTSGKPSCVKRIVPGLIAAQQRRYTSTLEADLVVIGGGPGGYVASIKAAQLGMKTICIEKDETLGGTCLNVGCIPSKSLLNNSHYYHMTHGDLQNRGIIVENVKLNLDKVMEQKRSVIKALTGGIAGLFKKNKIEWVKGHGKITGPNQVVALSPDGSVVSTINTKNIIIATGSEVTPFPGIEFDEKQILSSTGALSLDTIPKKFIVIGAGVIGLELGSVWQRFGSQVTAIEYSPFIGGVAIDSEVSQTLQKILSKQGLNFKLGTKVTGAKKTGNEITVSVEDAKDPSKKEDISCNVLLICIGRRPYTWNLGLEDIGIERDKLGRVPVNNRFQTVIPSIYAIGDCIHGPMLAHKAEEEGIITVEGIAGGAVHIDYNCVPNVIYTHPEVGWVGKTEEDLKKEGIEYKVGKFPHLANSRSKTNLETDGFVKVLADKNTDRLLGVHMIGSVAGELINEAVLAIEYGASAEDVARTCHAHPTCSEAFKEACLAAYFGKPINF